A genomic window from Methanothrix sp. includes:
- a CDS encoding 30S ribosomal protein S6e, which yields MAVRVVISDPKTGKAYQVELKDASRLIGKKIGDAVEGDLLGLPGYAVMITGGSDRDGFPMRSDLPGMQRKRLLLAGGVGYRPRVKGQKRRKSVCGREISPNISQINVKITEYGAKPIEELLKP from the coding sequence ATGGCTGTCAGAGTTGTTATATCAGATCCAAAGACAGGAAAGGCATATCAGGTTGAGCTGAAGGACGCGAGCAGGCTCATCGGAAAGAAGATCGGCGATGCTGTCGAGGGCGATCTCCTGGGGCTGCCGGGATACGCTGTGATGATAACGGGAGGCAGCGACCGCGACGGGTTCCCGATGCGGAGCGATCTGCCTGGGATGCAGCGGAAGAGGCTGCTCCTCGCGGGCGGCGTCGGGTACAGGCCGCGCGTGAAGGGCCAGAAGAGGAGAAAGAGCGTCTGCGGGCGCGAGATCTCGCCGAACATAAGCCAGATCAACGTCAAGATAACAGAGTACGGCGCGAAGCCGATCGAGGAGCTGCTCAAACCGTAA
- a CDS encoding histone deacetylase: protein MTSIVYHPVYLMHETHEHPERKERLIAIMERIEEEGLNLGRIEPRPASLDKIEAVHSRRYIEQVRSICERGGGRLDIDTVLSKDSYDVAFMAAGGVCAGVDHVMKRPEPVFALVRPPGHHATPHRGMGFCVFNNVAIGARYAQSLGLKRVLIVDWDVHHGNGTQAAFYEDDSVLFFSTHQHPHYPGTGRVTEVGDGRGKGFTVNVPLPPGIDDSGYLAVYREILLPIADEFRPEIVFVSAGFDPHQMDPLGGMRITENGFGALAGLVKDIADRHAGGRLVASLEGGYRLESLSKSVVSVLRAFQGDVPEVRALKDAQLARRIEEVKSVQKAYWRSLV from the coding sequence ATGACATCCATCGTTTACCATCCCGTATACCTCATGCACGAGACTCACGAGCATCCTGAGAGGAAGGAGCGCCTGATCGCCATAATGGAGAGGATTGAGGAAGAAGGATTGAATCTGGGCAGAATAGAGCCCAGGCCCGCGTCCCTCGACAAAATCGAGGCCGTACACTCGCGCCGCTACATCGAGCAGGTGAGGAGCATCTGCGAGCGCGGGGGCGGGCGTCTCGATATAGACACCGTCCTCTCGAAGGACTCGTACGATGTCGCGTTCATGGCAGCAGGCGGCGTCTGCGCAGGCGTGGACCACGTCATGAAGAGACCGGAGCCCGTGTTCGCGCTCGTCAGGCCTCCAGGGCACCATGCGACCCCGCACAGAGGCATGGGCTTCTGTGTTTTCAACAACGTTGCGATAGGCGCAAGGTATGCTCAGTCGCTGGGGCTGAAAAGGGTGCTCATAGTCGACTGGGATGTGCATCACGGCAACGGCACGCAGGCTGCCTTCTACGAGGATGACAGCGTGCTCTTCTTTTCAACACACCAGCACCCCCACTACCCTGGCACTGGAAGGGTCACCGAGGTGGGCGATGGAAGGGGAAAGGGGTTCACGGTGAACGTCCCGCTGCCACCTGGAATAGATGACAGCGGGTACTTGGCCGTATACAGGGAGATCCTGCTGCCTATAGCAGATGAGTTCAGGCCTGAAATAGTGTTCGTGTCAGCAGGGTTCGACCCGCACCAGATGGACCCGCTGGGTGGGATGCGCATCACAGAGAACGGCTTCGGCGCGCTCGCAGGACTGGTGAAGGATATAGCGGACAGGCACGCCGGCGGGCGGCTCGTCGCATCGCTCGAGGGCGGTTACCGTCTCGAGTCCCTTTCAAAATCCGTCGTCTCTGTTTTAAGGGCATTCCAGGGAGATGTTCCTGAGGTCAGAGCTCTGAAGGACGCGCAGCTCGCCCGCAGGATCGAGGAGGTGAAGAGCGTCCAGAAAGCATACTGGAGGAGCCTGGTCTGA
- the ilvD gene encoding dihydroxy-acid dehydratase, with protein sequence MRSDITKSGPERAPHRALLKAMGITDDEIKRPFIGVANSANEFIPGHIHLDRIAEAVKAGIRIAGGVPFEFQTIGVCDGIAMGHGGMRYSLPSRELIEDSIEIMAQAHQLDGLVLIPTCDKIVPGHLMAAGRLDLPTIVVTGGPMLPGFACDRELDLINVFEEWQKGGEGIPILEDFACPGAGSCAGLFTANSMACMTEALGLSLPECATAHAVDAKKMRIAKLSGMKIVELVKKGLTARKIVSRESFENAVRVDMAIGGSTNTALHLPAIAAEFDIDLELDVFDRLSRETPHLVNLRPGGPHHMLDLDRAGGIPAVMQRLSPKLDLSVLTVTGKTLGAVLAEYRPVNPKANAEVIATLENPVHPEGGIAILKGSLAPEGSVVKQTAVSKKMLVHKGPAVVYNSEEESMKGILSGEVRAGDVVIIRYEGPKGGPGMRETLAPTSAIAGAGLSESVALITDGRFSGGTRGPCIGHVSPEAAVGGPIALVENGDMISIDIPNRRLDLLVDESVLEKRRASWRPPEPKVRGGVLDRYRKSVTSASRGGVLR encoded by the coding sequence ATGAGGAGCGATATCACCAAGTCAGGGCCTGAGAGGGCACCACATCGAGCCCTTCTCAAGGCGATGGGCATCACGGACGACGAGATCAAGAGACCTTTCATAGGCGTGGCGAACTCCGCGAACGAGTTCATACCCGGGCACATACATCTGGACAGGATCGCGGAGGCTGTCAAGGCAGGCATAAGAATCGCAGGAGGCGTGCCATTCGAGTTCCAGACGATCGGCGTCTGCGATGGAATCGCGATGGGTCACGGGGGAATGAGATACTCCCTGCCGTCCAGGGAGCTCATCGAGGACTCGATAGAGATCATGGCGCAGGCGCACCAGCTCGATGGTCTTGTTCTGATACCGACATGCGACAAGATCGTACCCGGGCATCTCATGGCAGCCGGGCGTCTCGATCTGCCGACGATAGTTGTTACCGGCGGGCCGATGCTTCCGGGATTCGCATGCGATAGAGAGCTCGATCTGATCAACGTCTTCGAGGAGTGGCAGAAGGGCGGCGAGGGAATCCCCATCCTGGAGGATTTCGCATGCCCTGGCGCCGGATCTTGCGCGGGTCTATTCACAGCTAACTCGATGGCGTGCATGACCGAGGCGCTGGGCCTGAGCCTCCCGGAATGCGCGACAGCACACGCTGTTGATGCTAAGAAGATGCGCATCGCCAAGCTCTCCGGCATGAAGATAGTGGAGCTTGTGAAGAAAGGCCTCACGGCGAGAAAGATCGTCTCGCGGGAGTCCTTCGAGAACGCTGTCAGGGTCGACATGGCGATCGGGGGGTCCACGAACACAGCATTACACCTGCCGGCAATCGCAGCCGAATTCGATATCGATCTGGAGCTGGATGTCTTCGACAGGCTGAGCAGGGAGACGCCGCATCTCGTCAATCTGCGGCCCGGAGGACCGCACCACATGCTGGACCTCGATCGCGCAGGCGGCATACCTGCTGTGATGCAGCGCCTCTCGCCTAAACTGGATCTGAGTGTGCTCACCGTCACAGGAAAGACGCTCGGCGCGGTTCTCGCTGAGTACAGACCTGTCAACCCCAAGGCGAACGCGGAGGTCATAGCAACCCTGGAAAATCCTGTGCATCCCGAGGGCGGGATCGCGATACTCAAGGGTAGCCTGGCACCTGAGGGGTCTGTTGTAAAGCAGACCGCGGTCTCGAAGAAGATGCTCGTGCACAAGGGCCCTGCAGTCGTCTACAACTCCGAGGAGGAGTCGATGAAGGGGATACTGAGCGGAGAGGTCAGGGCAGGAGATGTAGTCATAATAAGATACGAGGGGCCGAAGGGTGGTCCCGGAATGAGGGAGACGCTTGCGCCGACGTCAGCGATCGCAGGCGCGGGCCTCAGCGAGTCTGTGGCGCTCATCACAGATGGCAGGTTCAGCGGGGGCACACGCGGACCGTGCATAGGTCATGTCTCTCCGGAAGCTGCGGTCGGAGGCCCGATAGCGCTCGTCGAAAATGGCGATATGATCTCCATAGACATACCGAACAGGAGGCTGGACCTGCTCGTCGATGAGAGCGTGCTGGAGAAAAGGCGTGCGTCATGGAGGCCGCCTGAGCCGAAGGTGAGGGGTGGCGTTCTCGATCGATACAGAAAGTCCGTGACCTCTGCGAGCAGGGGCGGAGTTCTGAGATGA
- a CDS encoding NrpR regulatory domain-containing protein, with the protein MRGRDQRKLLEILRVIAESKRPVGARTISDVLSSRGYSLGERAIRYNLRILDELGFTRRHGYSGRIATPLGLKELRDALIHERIGFVNTLIEEYMLRTTFDFSRGDLVANISIVAPEDVERALEVMEMVAESGYSGDLVRVNRGDECAEIGTVCSITVDGLLLKAGVPVNTTFAGVLEIRSGEPCRFSDLIAYAGTSIDPMRAFMARRIARVMDAVRTGSGKVLANVREVPVSAFEDTARILERARSIVGRIVVGDPGDDVLGCPVAPGRVGIAICAGVNAPVAVAECGVRIRTSPISALIPCEEMSRIRFYKG; encoded by the coding sequence ATGAGAGGGCGCGATCAGAGGAAGCTCCTGGAGATCCTCAGGGTTATAGCCGAGTCCAAGAGGCCTGTGGGCGCGAGGACGATCTCAGACGTTCTCAGCAGCAGGGGCTACAGCCTCGGCGAGAGGGCCATACGCTACAACCTCAGGATACTCGATGAGCTCGGATTCACGAGACGGCACGGCTACTCTGGGAGGATCGCAACCCCCCTCGGTCTCAAGGAGCTCAGGGACGCGCTGATACACGAGAGGATCGGCTTCGTGAACACGCTCATAGAGGAGTACATGCTGCGCACCACGTTTGACTTCTCGAGGGGCGACCTCGTGGCGAACATCAGCATCGTGGCGCCCGAGGACGTGGAGAGAGCGCTCGAGGTCATGGAGATGGTCGCGGAATCCGGATACTCGGGGGACCTGGTGCGCGTGAATCGCGGGGATGAGTGCGCGGAGATCGGGACGGTCTGCAGCATCACCGTCGACGGGCTCCTCCTGAAGGCGGGGGTGCCTGTGAACACAACATTCGCGGGCGTCCTCGAGATCAGGAGCGGGGAGCCGTGCAGGTTCTCGGATCTGATTGCGTACGCAGGCACCTCCATAGATCCGATGAGGGCCTTCATGGCGAGGAGGATCGCCCGGGTGATGGACGCCGTGCGCACCGGCTCCGGGAAGGTCCTGGCCAACGTCAGGGAGGTGCCGGTCAGCGCTTTTGAGGACACAGCGCGCATCCTGGAGCGCGCGCGCTCGATCGTTGGCAGGATCGTTGTGGGCGATCCCGGGGATGATGTGCTCGGATGCCCTGTGGCTCCGGGTCGCGTCGGCATAGCGATATGCGCGGGCGTCAACGCTCCCGTGGCTGTCGCTGAGTGCGGGGTGCGCATCCGCACATCCCCGATATCCGCGCTGATCCCCTGCGAGGAGATGTCTCGGATAAGATTTTATAAGGGCTAG
- the thpR gene encoding RNA 2',3'-cyclic phosphodiesterase, whose translation MRCFVAVDLPAEIKREIPAIQQAFAMNGLKLVEPELVHITLKFLGEVPESRVAEIVNSLNRVSFSPFQARIKGVGAFPGRSIRVIWLGASGPFEDLARAVDSALEPFGFERDKKFSAHATLARVKDPALSRILSERISGISDTDLGEFTVDRFVLKKSTLTPRGPIYEDIAEFRASR comes from the coding sequence ATGAGATGCTTTGTCGCCGTAGATCTGCCTGCAGAGATCAAACGCGAGATACCCGCGATACAGCAGGCCTTCGCGATGAACGGGCTCAAGCTCGTCGAGCCGGAGCTGGTGCACATAACCCTGAAGTTCCTGGGGGAGGTGCCGGAGAGCAGGGTTGCTGAGATCGTAAATTCGCTCAATCGCGTGAGCTTCTCGCCATTCCAGGCGCGCATCAAGGGCGTCGGCGCTTTCCCGGGGAGATCCATCAGGGTCATCTGGCTCGGAGCCTCTGGCCCCTTCGAGGATCTCGCGCGTGCCGTGGACAGCGCGCTCGAGCCCTTCGGCTTCGAGCGCGACAAGAAGTTCAGCGCGCATGCGACCCTGGCCAGGGTGAAGGATCCAGCGCTGAGCCGCATTCTATCCGAAAGGATATCAGGCATCTCGGATACTGATCTCGGCGAGTTCACTGTCGACAGATTTGTTCTCAAGAAAAGCACTCTGACACCGAGGGGGCCGATCTACGAGGACATCGCAGAGTTCAGAGCTTCTCGGTGA
- a CDS encoding sodium:solute symporter family protein, with translation MDPYHIFLLILGVYISLLIGIGFISSKRQGSVTEFWLASRELGASSLGFSAAASWLTASALLLSTGLFMLIGVSSIWVWVFPNIAALAIIALIAGRVKRIPAMTQPELLEIRYDPKVRAPVAVAVTIMMILFSVVDFIGFKLVLGTFFGVEPLYAVLIMAVAVALYVSLGGFRAVVWTDRVQYIFLAGLAVVVALLSVKVSSDQGTSLLAESAALGGDWWDPFLMGGVLGALVFQLALLPGWIAEQDPWQRVWAARDERSARMGLLLGSLLLAIVYAACFITAIALRAIYPLPEGEMEAEMLYLRFISENVPAAGVALLTIGFAAASMSCTDTFATSGASCMVRDIFQRFVKPDATMREMLIISRVLVVLMIFTSAFIALNVESIMEAVIIATVIGTTSYFFPIVGGLYWKRATAWGALAAVIVGGGTQIVMIAYEKFIFGKPLDTISPLLTEHGVLVGLALSASVFVIVSLITPPTDERRLAPFFSDVAERLFGGMMLTVDRENSRYPLIMRMIEERDFGERAHLDLALRVNPLKADGARIRGEMSWDRLIEDLRSRHPEWYTPTGSHIAYRLSQHDMLACVKLYRGDAMEIRLSAEPRLSHRERFRDEMYLAVEEIEESLLSMGYTTSLPA, from the coding sequence TTGGATCCGTATCACATATTCCTCCTCATCCTGGGCGTATATATTTCTCTGCTGATCGGCATAGGCTTCATATCATCAAAGCGGCAGGGATCGGTGACGGAGTTCTGGCTCGCGAGCCGGGAGCTTGGGGCGTCCTCCCTTGGGTTCTCGGCAGCAGCCTCGTGGCTCACAGCCAGCGCTCTTTTGCTCTCCACAGGTCTCTTCATGCTCATAGGCGTCAGCTCGATCTGGGTCTGGGTATTCCCGAACATAGCTGCGCTCGCGATCATCGCACTGATCGCAGGAAGGGTCAAGCGCATACCCGCGATGACCCAGCCTGAGCTTCTGGAGATAAGATACGATCCAAAGGTCAGAGCTCCTGTCGCGGTAGCTGTAACGATAATGATGATCCTATTCTCGGTCGTTGATTTCATAGGGTTCAAGCTCGTCCTCGGGACATTCTTCGGAGTCGAGCCGCTGTACGCGGTTCTGATCATGGCGGTCGCTGTGGCGCTATACGTCAGCCTCGGCGGGTTCAGAGCTGTTGTGTGGACCGACCGGGTTCAGTATATCTTCCTCGCAGGGCTCGCGGTTGTGGTGGCGCTCCTCTCGGTTAAGGTATCCTCCGATCAAGGCACGTCGCTGCTCGCTGAGAGCGCAGCCCTCGGCGGAGACTGGTGGGACCCGTTCCTGATGGGGGGCGTGCTCGGCGCTCTCGTCTTCCAGCTCGCACTGCTGCCGGGATGGATCGCGGAGCAGGATCCATGGCAGAGGGTCTGGGCAGCGCGTGATGAGAGGAGTGCGAGGATGGGGCTCCTGCTGGGATCTCTGCTTCTCGCGATCGTTTACGCCGCATGCTTCATAACAGCGATAGCACTGCGCGCGATCTACCCGCTCCCTGAGGGGGAGATGGAGGCGGAGATGCTCTATCTCAGGTTCATCTCCGAGAACGTCCCCGCTGCTGGAGTCGCGCTGCTGACGATAGGCTTCGCTGCCGCGTCCATGTCCTGCACAGACACCTTCGCGACATCTGGCGCCTCGTGCATGGTCAGGGACATATTCCAGAGGTTCGTCAAGCCAGACGCAACGATGCGGGAGATGCTGATAATCAGCAGGGTGCTTGTGGTTCTGATGATCTTCACCTCCGCGTTCATCGCGCTGAACGTGGAGAGCATAATGGAGGCTGTGATAATAGCCACAGTTATAGGAACGACATCGTACTTCTTCCCGATCGTCGGCGGGCTTTACTGGAAGAGGGCCACAGCCTGGGGCGCGCTCGCCGCGGTCATCGTTGGCGGCGGGACACAGATCGTGATGATCGCGTACGAGAAGTTTATTTTCGGGAAGCCGCTGGACACGATCTCGCCGCTCCTCACGGAGCACGGGGTTCTTGTAGGCCTCGCGCTGAGCGCATCGGTCTTCGTGATCGTCTCCCTCATCACACCACCAACAGATGAAAGGAGGCTCGCGCCCTTCTTCTCAGACGTCGCGGAGAGGCTCTTCGGCGGGATGATGCTCACGGTTGACAGGGAGAACTCCAGGTATCCTCTGATAATGAGAATGATAGAGGAGAGGGACTTCGGCGAGAGGGCGCATCTCGATCTGGCGCTGAGGGTGAACCCGCTGAAGGCTGATGGGGCTCGAATCAGGGGGGAGATGAGCTGGGACAGGCTCATCGAGGATCTGAGATCCAGGCACCCTGAGTGGTACACGCCGACCGGCAGCCACATCGCGTACAGGCTCTCACAGCACGACATGCTCGCGTGCGTGAAGCTCTACAGGGGCGATGCCATGGAGATACGCCTCTCGGCAGAGCCCAGGCTCTCCCACAGGGAGAGGTTCAGGGACGAGATGTACCTCGCTGTCGAGGAGATAGAGGAGTCGCTTCTGAGCATGGGTTACACCACATCGCTGCCCGCATGA
- a CDS encoding NAD(P)/FAD-dependent oxidoreductase, which translates to MRIIVIGAGPAGSTAAETAARLGAEVVLVEKKMEIGSPVQCGGFIPEASELRDLLPDAVLPETLVGIPERCILNRTKVQRLYAPSGRSAEFPVAGRCVDRRSFDRHLAHRAARAGAQLIVGTEADVCGGSIRLKGRREGIIDADVVIGADGPSSKVARAIGAVQRDEPGICLEYEMVGVDIDRDAAEMYFGERWAPGGYAWIIPLGGDVANVGVGVRRSYIQGKMDLAAILRRFVEEHPHAGELLRNGETVAVMRGIVPAGGMPDMIQSGKFLLAGDAAGHVMATSGGGVPLAMVAGRIAGEVASAPGNLEIYTQRIERELGGPLRGSVMIRRIVDRAMRSDRSIELIFSLLDPMTMKDIQRGRLPAPLEKLRSLLTV; encoded by the coding sequence ATGAGGATCATCGTGATAGGCGCCGGCCCCGCTGGATCAACAGCTGCCGAGACCGCGGCGAGGCTCGGCGCAGAGGTTGTCCTTGTTGAGAAAAAAATGGAGATAGGCAGCCCTGTCCAGTGCGGCGGGTTCATACCTGAGGCCTCTGAGCTCAGGGATCTGCTGCCCGATGCCGTTCTACCAGAGACGCTCGTCGGGATACCCGAGAGGTGCATCCTCAACAGGACGAAGGTCCAGCGTCTATACGCGCCCTCCGGAAGGTCCGCGGAGTTCCCGGTTGCGGGCAGGTGCGTGGACCGGCGCAGCTTCGACAGGCATCTTGCGCACAGGGCCGCGCGCGCCGGCGCGCAGCTCATCGTCGGCACGGAGGCTGATGTATGCGGGGGGTCGATACGCCTGAAGGGGAGGCGCGAGGGCATCATCGATGCTGATGTGGTCATCGGCGCTGATGGCCCCTCGTCAAAAGTGGCCAGAGCGATAGGTGCGGTCCAGAGGGACGAGCCCGGTATATGTCTGGAGTACGAGATGGTCGGTGTCGATATCGACAGGGACGCGGCGGAGATGTACTTCGGAGAGAGGTGGGCTCCAGGCGGCTACGCATGGATCATACCCCTCGGCGGTGATGTCGCGAATGTGGGCGTGGGGGTGAGGAGGTCGTACATACAAGGGAAGATGGATCTCGCTGCGATTCTGAGGAGATTCGTTGAGGAGCATCCGCATGCTGGAGAGCTTCTAAGAAACGGCGAGACCGTCGCAGTTATGAGGGGGATCGTGCCAGCTGGCGGGATGCCTGATATGATACAGAGCGGGAAGTTCCTGCTCGCAGGGGATGCCGCGGGCCATGTGATGGCGACGAGCGGCGGAGGTGTGCCCCTTGCGATGGTCGCGGGGAGGATCGCTGGAGAGGTCGCCTCGGCTCCTGGTAACCTCGAGATTTACACGCAGAGGATCGAGAGGGAGCTGGGCGGCCCCCTCAGGGGCTCTGTGATGATAAGAAGAATCGTGGACAGGGCCATGAGGAGCGACAGGTCGATTGAGCTGATCTTCTCCCTGCTGGATCCGATGACGATGAAGGACATCCAGCGCGGCCGCCTGCCCGCGCCGCTTGAAAAGCTGAGATCGCTCCTTACGGTTTGA
- the cca gene encoding CCA tRNA nucleotidyltransferase: MSSEILRRVEEIAAAKGVACRGILVGSAARNTWLSGDRDIDVFIAVPEDGDLGAALEIAREIAPEHEERYAEHAYVHAQIDGFDVDLVPCYDVRDPSRIKSAVDRTPFHSRYISERIRGLEDDVLLLKQFMKGVGVYGSDLRTGGFSGYLAELLVIYYGSFLRVLEGASSWRPGTRIDLAQGADLRAPLVVIDPVDPNRNVAAALTLDRMFQFVGAARCFLSSPNISFFFPPEAHAMHPDEIRAEIERRGTEFVLLEISAPDMVDDVLYPQMRKAEAAVRGLLEREGFQVLRSDVDLVRGEDVRARLLFELSIWELPSVRIHTGPPVWEAEHASRFVRSNPSPLSGPYIDNGRLVVEIPRRYRRAVDLLSGEIQRISLGRHLSYGSRRVLSTREIIEMMDGDLAGFLTAYLNKKTRVC, encoded by the coding sequence ATCTCATCAGAGATCCTCCGCAGGGTTGAGGAGATTGCAGCGGCGAAGGGCGTGGCATGCCGCGGAATTCTCGTCGGATCTGCTGCCAGAAACACCTGGCTCTCCGGGGATCGTGATATCGATGTCTTCATCGCGGTGCCTGAGGACGGAGATCTCGGCGCGGCCCTCGAGATCGCGAGGGAGATCGCGCCTGAGCACGAGGAGAGGTACGCGGAGCATGCATATGTTCACGCTCAGATCGATGGATTTGATGTGGATCTCGTGCCATGCTACGACGTCCGCGACCCCTCCAGGATAAAATCCGCTGTCGACAGAACTCCCTTCCACTCACGTTACATCTCAGAGCGGATAAGGGGCCTCGAGGATGATGTGCTCCTCCTGAAACAGTTCATGAAGGGCGTCGGTGTTTACGGCTCTGACCTGAGAACAGGCGGGTTCTCCGGATACCTTGCTGAGCTTCTTGTAATATACTACGGATCGTTCCTCAGAGTCCTGGAGGGCGCGAGCTCCTGGCGCCCCGGAACGAGGATAGATCTTGCGCAGGGCGCGGATCTCAGGGCGCCTCTTGTGGTCATAGATCCTGTTGATCCGAATAGAAATGTGGCCGCTGCCCTGACCCTCGACAGGATGTTCCAGTTTGTCGGGGCAGCGAGATGCTTCCTGAGCTCCCCGAATATCAGCTTCTTCTTCCCGCCGGAGGCGCATGCGATGCATCCAGATGAGATCAGAGCTGAGATCGAGAGGAGGGGCACGGAGTTCGTGCTTCTCGAGATCTCCGCCCCTGACATGGTCGATGATGTTCTCTACCCACAGATGAGAAAGGCGGAGGCCGCTGTGAGGGGCCTTCTCGAAAGAGAGGGTTTTCAGGTGCTCAGGAGCGATGTGGATCTGGTTCGCGGAGAGGATGTCAGGGCGCGCCTCCTATTCGAGCTCTCGATCTGGGAGCTGCCCTCGGTGAGGATACACACCGGCCCTCCGGTGTGGGAGGCGGAGCACGCGTCCAGGTTTGTGAGGAGCAACCCCTCTCCTCTCTCAGGGCCTTACATCGATAACGGCAGGCTTGTCGTCGAGATCCCGAGGAGGTACAGAAGGGCTGTGGATCTGCTCAGCGGAGAGATCCAAAGGATATCACTCGGGAGGCACCTCTCCTATGGCAGCAGGAGAGTGCTATCAACGCGCGAGATCATAGAAATGATGGATGGGGATCTCGCGGGGTTCCTCACAGCGTATCTCAATAAAAAAACCAGGGTCTGCTGA